The Gloeobacter violaceus PCC 7421 DNA window CAGGGTCGGATCGAAGGGCACCTGTTCCCCCGGTGTGCCGAGGGTTTCAAACCCGACATCGTGTACGAATTCTTCGAAAGGCAGCATCAGGTCGAGCACCGTCTGGGCGCTGAGATCCGGATTCTGGTCGGCCGCTTTGCGCAGGGTCGGCAACTGCAACAACAACAGCTCCACCCGCCGGAAAAACGCCAGATCCCACGCTTCGCGCAGGTGGGTCTCAAGCTCGTTGAACTGGGCGCGCAGGCGCTCGTACTCCAGCTGCCAATCGGTGGTGGCCGGGGCAGCGAGGGGAACGGCCGGCTCGAAGCGCTCGATCAGATCGGCCACGTCCACGCCGAAGGCCACGGCGATCCGCCTGAGGGTCTCCAGGCGGATGGCGGCGAGGTTGCCTTCCTGCAAATGCCGGGCGGTGCGCCGACCGATCTTGGCGGTTCGGCAAAAAGCGCTCAGGCTTGCAAAGCCCGCCTCGGCCAGCAATTCCGTCAGCACCGGTTGCGTCCTCGCAGAGCCGTCCAT harbors:
- a CDS encoding helix-turn-helix domain-containing protein, whose protein sequence is MDGSARTQPVLTELLAEAGFASLSAFCRTAKIGRRTARHLQEGNLAAIRLETLRRIAVAFGVDVADLIERFEPAVPLAAPATTDWQLEYERLRAQFNELETHLREAWDLAFFRRVELLLLQLPTLRKAADQNPDLSAQTVLDLMLPFEEFVHDVGFETLGTPGEQVPFDPTLHQGAGLSPGEPAKIKTVGYRYRGQLLARARVNAVG